In a genomic window of Hippoglossus stenolepis isolate QCI-W04-F060 chromosome 17, HSTE1.2, whole genome shotgun sequence:
- the umad1 gene encoding UBAP1-MVB12-associated (UMA)-domain containing protein 1: protein MFSFLGLRKDGKKSTSEKEADGGFVIIGETAEEQRRKMQSMNVTHPSTNVIVQPSKSSYTPPVQHDNRELYPPLPTIGQVPVPSAAETASTLPDVLGDVPFTLAPHVLTMQAGFQLIPDVLLSRDINYNLANFHYDFTLENSVLHNA from the exons ATGTTCAGTTTCCTCGGACTACGAAAAGATGGGAAGAAGTCAACATCGGAGAAGGAGGCAGATGGAGGCTTTGTCATCATCG gagaaacagctgaagaacagaggaggaagatgcagAGCATGAACGTCACACATCCATCAACAAACGTCATAGTGCAGCCATCAAAG TCATCCTACACACCTCCAGTTCAACATGACAACAGAGAGCTCTATCCACCTTTACCCACAATAGGGCAAGTACCAGTCCCCTCAGCAGCGGAAACTGCTTCGACTCTTCCGGATGTCCTCGGAGACGTCCCCTTCACTTTGGCTCCTCATGTCCTGACTATGCAGGCAGGATTCCAGCTGATTCCTGATGTGCTGCTGTCCCGGGACATTAACTACAACCTGGCTAATTTTCATTACGACTTCACTTTAGAGAACTCAGTGCTCCATAATGCCTAG
- the rpa3 gene encoding replication protein A 14 kDa subunit, which translates to MAGIIDVPKPRVNCSMLSQYTNRPVCFVGCVEKVHPTGKTFTVSDGEGKVVTVELNDPLDEELSGVVELIGMVSNKGGIMATTYNMLREDKGIAFDLELYNEALKVVHDFPQHYPFEVTSSG; encoded by the exons ATGGCAGGAATAATAGATGTCCCCAAACCCAGAGTCAACTGCTCCATGCTGTCGCAGTACACCAACAGACCTGTGTGCTTCGTAGGATGCGTTGAAAAG GTTCACCCGACAGGAAAAACGTTCACTGTGTCGGATGGAGAGGGAAAGGTGGTCACAGTCGAACTGAACGACCCG CTTGACGAAGAGCTGAGCGGCGTTGTGGAGTTGATCGGTATGGTGTCCAACAAAGGAGGAATAATGGCCACGACGTACAACATGCTGCGAGAGGACAAGGGCATCGCCTTCG ATCTGGAGCTCTACAATGAAGCCCTGAAGGTCGTCCATGATTTCCCTCAGCACTACCCTTTTGAGGTGACTTCCAGTGGATGA